Proteins from a single region of Macaca fascicularis isolate 582-1 chromosome 5, T2T-MFA8v1.1:
- the GSX2 gene encoding GS homeobox 2, which yields MSRSFYVDSLIIKDSSRPAPSLPEPHPGPDFFIPLGMPSPLVMSVSGPGCPSRKSGAFCVCPLCVTSHLHSSRGSVGAGSGSAGAGVTAAGGSGVAGATGALPLLKSQFSSAPGDAQFCPRVNHAHHHHHPQQHHHHHHQPQQPGSAAAAAAAAAAAAAAAALGHPQHHAPVCAATTYNVADPRRFHCLTMGGSDASQVPNGKRMRTAFTSTQLLELEREFSSNMYLSRLRRIEIATYLNLSEKQVKIWFQNRRVKHKKEGKGTQRNSHAGCKCVGSQVHYARSEDEDSLSPASANDDKEISPL from the exons ATGTCGCGCTCCTTCTATGTCGACTCGCTCATCATCAAGGACTCCTCACGGCCTGCGCCCTCGCTGCCTGAACCGCACCCCGGGCCGGATTTCTTCATCCCGCTTGGCATGCCGTCCCCGTTGGTGATGTCCGTGTCCGGCCCCGGCTGCCCGTCCCGCAAGAGCGGCGCGTTCTGCGTGTGCCCTCTCTGCGTCACTTCGCACCTGCACTCCTCTCGGGGGTCTGTGGGCGCCGGCAGCGGGAGCGCAGGGGCCGGGGTTACCGCGGCCGGAGGCAGTGGGGTGGCGGGGGCCACAGGGGCACTGCCTCTGCTTAAGAGCCAGTTCTCTTCGGCTCCTGGGGACGCGCAGTTTTGCCCGCGGGTGAACCATGcgcaccatcaccaccacccgcagcagcaccaccatcaccaccatcagccCCAGCAGCCTGGCTCGGccgcggcggcggcagcagcagcagcggcggcaGCCGCCGCGGCGGCCTTGGGGCACCCGCAACATCATGCACCTGTCTGCGCCGCCACCACCTACAACGTGGCGGACCCGCGGAGATTCCACTGCCTCACCATGG GAGGCTCTGACGCCAGCCAGGTACCCAACGGCAAGAGGATGAGGACGGCGTTCACTAGCACGCAGCTCCTGGAGCTGGAGAGAGAATTCTCTTCCAACATGTACCTGTCTCGACTCCGGAGGATCGAAATCGCCACTTACCTGAACCTGTCGGAGAAGCAGGTGAAAATCTGGTTTCAGAACCGCCGAGTGAAGCACAAGAAGGAGGGGAAAGGCACGCAGAGGAACAGTCACGCAGGCTGCAAGTGCGTCGGGAGCCAGGTGCACTACGCGCGCTCTGAGGATGAGGACTCCCTGTCGCCGGCCTCTGCCAACGATGACAAGGAGATTTCCCCCTTATGA